The following are from one region of the Myxococcales bacterium genome:
- a CDS encoding MotA/TolQ/ExbB proton channel family protein: MSPNEYIELLLDYLERGGIEVMGPLAVATLMLWYTLGMRVYTLRRGSHRDARQLIDAYLTDRRGPPRGVVDRAAAIGVAIVRKSRTDLRRLLDDGFAELEHEMDQGRVLVRSIVGAAPLAGLLGTVTGMIETFNSLGDMSLFSQSGGIAGGIAQALFTTQMGLSVAVPGVIAGKLLERRQVALSDELAKIKDILCHRYAPDPDATPDPNEKPTA; encoded by the coding sequence GTGAGCCCCAACGAGTACATCGAGCTTCTGCTCGACTACCTGGAACGGGGTGGCATCGAGGTCATGGGACCTCTTGCCGTGGCCACCCTCATGCTCTGGTACACGCTCGGCATGCGGGTCTACACGCTCCGGCGCGGCAGTCATCGTGACGCGCGCCAGCTCATCGATGCCTATCTGACCGATCGGCGAGGACCTCCGCGCGGAGTTGTCGATCGAGCCGCAGCGATCGGCGTGGCCATCGTGAGAAAGAGCCGAACCGACCTTCGACGCCTTCTCGACGACGGCTTCGCCGAACTCGAGCACGAGATGGATCAGGGACGCGTGCTCGTACGGTCCATCGTTGGGGCCGCCCCGCTCGCAGGGCTTCTGGGAACGGTCACGGGTATGATTGAAACCTTCAACTCACTCGGCGACATGAGCTTGTTCTCCCAATCGGGCGGTATCGCTGGCGGTATCGCGCAGGCCCTATTCACCACCCAGATGGGGCTCTCCGTGGCGGTCCCAGGGGTGATCGCAGGCAAGCTCCTCGAGCGCCGACAAGTGGCCCTGTCAGACGAGCTGGCGAAAATCAAAGACATCCTCTGTCATCGCTACGCTCCCGA